One window of the Diospyros lotus cultivar Yz01 chromosome 12, ASM1463336v1, whole genome shotgun sequence genome contains the following:
- the LOC127786880 gene encoding eukaryotic translation initiation factor 3 subunit B-like produces the protein MAEVVPMEEIRDISARLGIDPSEVDLDSVRLPPGEDFGIQSDDEDLNEDDPLEFDAGFGNIVVVDNLPVVPKEKFEKLEGVIRKIYSQIGVIKDDGLWMPIDPSTQKTLGHCFIEYNTPQEAELAREKTHNYKLDRSHIFAVSMFDDIEKFMRVPDEWAPPETRPYTPGENLQQWLMDEKARDQFVIRSGSDTEVLWNDARQLKADPVYKRSFWTESFVQWSPLGTYLATVHRQGAAVWGGASTFNRLMRYAHPQVKLIDFSPGERFLVTYSSHEPSNPRDTHRVVINIFDVRTGKVMRDFKGSADEFAVGGTGGVGGVSWPVFRWGGGREDKYFARIGKNMVSVYETETFTLIDKKSIKVENVMDFSWSPTDPILSLFVPELGGGNQPARVSLIQIPSKEELRQKNLFSVSDCKMYWQSNGDYLAVKVDRYTKTKKSTYTGFELFRIKERDIPIEVLELENKNDKILAFAWEPKGHRFAVIHGDSPRPDISFYSMRSAHNSGRVSKLTTLKGKQANALYWSPAGRFIVLAGLKGFNGQLEFYNVEELETMATAEHFMATDIEWDPTGRYVATSVTSVHEMENGFNIWSFNGKLLYRILKDHFFQFLWRPRPPSFLSPEKEEEIAKNLKKYSKKYEAEDQDVSLLLNEQEREKRKMLKEEWVKWVSEWRQLHEEEKLERQRLRDGEASDEEEEYEAKEVEVEELLDVSEEVVSFEYGQE, from the exons ATGGCGGAGGTAGTGCCAATGGAGGAAATTAGGGACATATCTGCACGCCTCGGCATCGATCCATCCGAAGTGGATTTGGATTCCGTTCGTCTGCCCCCCGGCGAAGACTTCGGCATCCAAAG TGACGATGAAGACCTGAATGAAGACGACCCTTTGGAATTCGACGCGGGGTTTGGGAACATCGTCGTCGTGGATAACCTGCCTGTTGTTCCCAAAGAGAAGTTCGAGAAGCTTGAAGGTGTTATCCGCAAAATCTACAGTCAGATTGGTGTCATCAAGGACGATGGCCTTTGGATGCCTATTGATCCTTCCACCCAGAAAACACTTGGTCACTGCTTTATCGAGTACAACACTCCTCAG GAAGCCGAACTTGCTCGGGAGAAGACGCATAACTACAAGTTGGACAGGTCACATATATTTGCCGTGAGCATGTTTGATGACATTGAGAAGTTCATGAGAGTTCCAGACGAATGGGCACCTCCTGAAACCAGACCATATACTCCAGGA GAAAATCTGCAGCAATGGCTTATGGATGAGAAGGCTAGGGATCAATTCGTCATCCGTTCAGGCTCAGACACAGAAGTTTTGTGGAATGATGCAAGACAGTTGAAGGCTGATCCTGTTTACAAGCGATCA TTTTGGACCGAAAGTTTTGTGCAGTGGTCCCCTCTAGGGACTTACTTGGCAACTGTTCATCGGCAAGGTGCTGCTGTTTGGGGCGGTGCTAGCACCTTCAACCGGCTCATGCGTTATGCTCATCCCCAG GTAAAATTGATTGATTTCTCTCCTGGTGAGAGATTTTTGGTGACGTACAGCAGTCACGAACCGAGCAATCCTCGTGATACTCAT AGAGTggtgataaatatttttgatgtGAGAACTGGAAAAGTGATGAGAGATTTCAAAGGAAGTGCGGACGAGTTTGCAGTTGGAGGAACTGGAGGTGTTGGTGGAGTGTCTTGGCCTGTTTTCAG ATGGGGAGGTGGAAGAGAGGACAAGTATTTTGCCAGAATTGGTAAAAACATGGTCTCTGTCTATGAGACAGAGACCTTTACTCTTATTGACAAGAAATCCATAAAGGTCGAAAATGTTATGGACTTTAGTTGGTCGCCTACTGATCCCATTCTTTCGCTCTTTGTTCCTGAACTTGGTGGAGGGAACCAACCTGCTAGG GTCAGCCTTATTCAAATTCCAAGCAAAGAGGAATTGAGACAGAAGAACCTTTTTAGTGTCAGTGATTGCAAAATGTATTGGCAAAGCAATGGGGATTACCTTGCTGTTAAGGTTGACCGTTATACAAAAACTAAGAAGAGCACCTATACTGGCTTTGAGCTTTTCCGAATCAAGGAACGAGATATACCCATTGAGGTTTTGGAGCTGGAGAATAAGAATGACAAGATTCTTGCATTTGCTTGGGAACCAAAGGGCCACAGATTTGCGGTTATCCATGGGGATAGCCCTAGGCCTGATATAAGTTTCTATTCGATGCGCTCTGCTCATAACAGTGGACGAGTTTCGAAACTCACAACTCTAAAGGGCAAGCAGGCTAATGCCCTATACTGGTCACCAGCTGGCCGATTCATTGTGCTTGCAGGGTTGAAAGGTTTCAATGGACAGTTGGAATTCTACAATGTTGAGGAGCTTGAAACCATGGCCACAGCTGAGCATTTCATGGCAACAGATATTGAATGGGATCCGACGGGAAG GTATGTTGCAACTTCGGTCACTTCAGTTCATGAGATGGAAAATGGTTTCAACATCTGGTCGTTTAATGGCAAGTTGCTGTATCGGATACTAAAGGATCACTTCTTCCAA TTCCTGTGGCGGCCGAGGCCACCATCCTTCTTGAGTCCTGAAAAAGAGGAGGAGATTGCGAAGAACCTGAAAAAGTATAGCAAGAAATACGAAGCAGAGGACCAGGACGTGTCACTGCTGTTGAACGAACAGGAAAGGGAGAAGCGGAAGATGTTGAAGGAGGAGTGGGTGAAATGGGTGAGCGAGTGGAGGCAGTTGCATGAAGAAGAGAAGTTGGAGAGGCAGAGGCTCCGGGATGGAGAAGCGAGTGATGAAGAAGAGGAGTACGAGGCGAAGGAAGTGGAGGTAGAAGAGTTGTTAGATGTTTCAGAAGAGGTTGTATCGTTTGAATATGGACAGGAGTGA